The proteins below come from a single Piscinibacter gummiphilus genomic window:
- a CDS encoding DUF484 family protein, with protein MSIQGITEQDIANYLANTPGFFERHAELLASIQIMSPHGQRAVSLQERQMEMLREKHKGLEQRIVEMIRHGQENVAIADKLHKWTRAIMLTQNPGDLPDVLVRELKHQFMIPQAAIRVWGAAEAFSMLGFAKPVSDDARSFASSLSLPYCGVNAGFEAASWLEDPRSVASMALIPLHHGGAAEAFGLLVLASPDPTRYSADMGTEFLVRIGEIASAGLARLLPVV; from the coding sequence GTGAGCATCCAAGGCATCACCGAGCAGGACATCGCCAACTACCTCGCCAACACGCCGGGGTTCTTCGAGCGGCATGCCGAGCTGCTGGCATCCATCCAGATCATGAGCCCGCACGGGCAGCGCGCCGTCTCGCTGCAGGAGCGGCAGATGGAAATGCTCCGCGAGAAACACAAGGGTCTGGAGCAGCGCATCGTCGAGATGATCCGCCACGGCCAGGAGAACGTGGCCATCGCGGACAAGCTGCACAAGTGGACGCGTGCCATCATGCTCACGCAGAACCCGGGTGACCTGCCCGACGTGCTGGTGCGCGAGCTGAAGCACCAGTTCATGATCCCGCAGGCGGCCATCCGCGTGTGGGGCGCGGCCGAAGCCTTCAGCATGCTGGGCTTCGCCAAGCCGGTGAGCGATGACGCGCGGAGTTTTGCGTCGAGCCTTAGCCTGCCGTACTGCGGCGTCAACGCGGGCTTCGAAGCCGCCTCGTGGCTCGAAGACCCGCGCTCGGTGGCCTCGATGGCGCTGATCCCGCTGCATCACGGCGGCGCTGCCGAGGCCTTCGGCCTCCTGGTGCTGGCCTCGCCCGATCCCACGCGCTACAGCGCCGACATGGGCACCGAGTTCCTCGTGCGCATCGGCGAGATCGCGAGTGCCGGGCTCGCGCGGCTGCTGCCGGTCGTCTAG
- the xerC gene encoding tyrosine recombinase XerC yields the protein MHDAAGLDDDLRRHLVHLEVERRLAQRTLALYRDALQRLQTFADEAKLASPRVAQVHHVRRWAAQLHAQGLASRSIALILSAWRGFYRWAGREGLVTLNPVEGVRAPKAAKPLPKALSVDHAVALAEQADEHSDPALAARDHCIVELLYGCGLRVGELVALDVQPSGTAAGWIDALDATAHVLGKGGKRRSVPVGGPALSALRAWLEQRAGMAAHGEPALFVSQRGTRLTASQVRSRLKTRALQAGLPTHVHPHMLRHSFASHLLQSSGDLRAVQELLGHANITTTQVYTKLDFQHLAKVYDAAHPRAKKR from the coding sequence ATGCACGACGCCGCCGGTCTCGACGACGACCTGCGTCGGCATCTCGTTCACCTCGAAGTCGAGCGCAGGCTCGCGCAGCGCACGCTTGCGCTTTATCGAGATGCGCTGCAGCGCTTGCAGACGTTTGCGGACGAGGCCAAGCTGGCTTCGCCCCGTGTGGCACAGGTGCACCACGTGCGCCGTTGGGCCGCGCAGTTGCATGCGCAGGGGTTGGCCTCACGCAGCATCGCGCTGATCCTGTCGGCCTGGCGCGGGTTCTACCGCTGGGCTGGGCGTGAAGGGCTCGTCACGCTGAACCCGGTGGAAGGCGTGCGCGCGCCCAAGGCGGCCAAGCCCTTGCCCAAGGCCTTGTCGGTCGACCACGCGGTGGCGCTGGCCGAGCAGGCCGATGAACACAGCGACCCGGCGCTGGCCGCGCGCGACCACTGCATTGTGGAACTGCTCTACGGCTGCGGCTTGCGTGTGGGCGAGCTGGTGGCACTCGACGTGCAGCCGAGCGGCACGGCCGCGGGCTGGATCGACGCCTTGGATGCCACGGCCCACGTGCTCGGCAAGGGCGGCAAGCGTCGCAGCGTGCCGGTCGGCGGGCCGGCGCTCTCGGCCTTGCGGGCGTGGCTCGAACAACGTGCCGGGATGGCCGCGCATGGCGAGCCGGCCCTCTTCGTCAGCCAGCGCGGCACCCGCCTTACCGCGAGCCAGGTGCGTTCGCGTCTGAAGACCCGCGCGCTGCAGGCGGGCCTGCCCACCCACGTGCACCCGCACATGCTGCGGCACTCGTTCGCGTCTCACCTGCTGCAGTCGAGCGGCGATTTACGTGCTGTGCAGGAACTGCTGGGCCACGCCAACATCACGACCACCCAGGTCTACACCAAGCTCGACTTCCAGCACCTTGCCAAGGTGTACGACGCCGCTCACCCCAGAGCAAAGAAGCGCTGA
- a CDS encoding MarR family transcriptional regulator: protein MKPRLFHLVAQARQNLFRSADQVFSAELEVSGTQVVALFAIQSQEGCQLKDLTAQLQLKNSAITGLVGRMEDNGLIQRQPCEQDGRSTRLYLTDKGRAVVAQAKPVLARVNAQLTKGFTQDELAVVARFLHHAASIHFTTESPK from the coding sequence ATGAAGCCGCGCCTTTTCCATCTGGTAGCGCAGGCGCGCCAGAACCTGTTCCGCTCGGCCGACCAGGTCTTCAGCGCCGAGCTGGAGGTGTCGGGCACGCAGGTGGTGGCGCTCTTCGCCATCCAGTCGCAAGAGGGCTGCCAGCTGAAGGACCTGACGGCGCAGCTGCAGCTCAAGAACTCGGCCATCACTGGCCTCGTCGGCCGCATGGAAGACAACGGGTTGATCCAGCGCCAGCCCTGCGAGCAGGACGGCCGGTCCACCCGGCTGTACCTGACCGACAAGGGCAGGGCGGTGGTCGCGCAAGCCAAGCCCGTCTTGGCACGCGTCAACGCCCAGCTCACCAAGGGCTTCACCCAAGACGAACTCGCGGTCGTGGCGCGCTTTCTCCACCACGCCGCGTCCATCCACTTCACCACGGAGTCACCGAAATGA